GACGCCGCCGTCTTGAACGCCGTGGAAGCCGGCACGCGTGAAGGGACGATCGACGCCTACGACTCGGCGATGATCGCCAACGTCATTGAACTCGGCGACCGCGTCGCGCGCCAGGTCATGACGCCGCGGCCCGACATCGTGGCCATGCCACGGACGCAGCCTTTGCGAACGGCGCTGGCGCTGGCCCACGAGCATGGTCTGTCGCGGCTTCCGGTGTACGACGACGACCTCGATTCCGTGATTGGCATTCTTCACGTCCGCGAGGCGAGCGCCGCGCTGCTGGACGGCCAGCCGCCGTCGGACCTCTCATCCCTCGTTCGTCCGCCGCTCTTCGTGCCGGAGATGCAGCGCGTCGACCTGCTATTGCGCGAGCTGCGCGCCCGCAACACCCACATGGCGATCGTGGTCAATGAGCACGGCGAGACCGAGGGCCTGGTGACCATCGAGGATCTCCTGGAAGAGATCGTGGGCGAAATCGAGGATGAGTTCGACTCGCCCGAGGTCCAAATCGAGCCCATCGGCGCCGGAGTCATCGAGACGGACGCGAGCGTTCTCATCACCGACGTCAATGAGGCGCTGGGGCTCGAGCTGGCCGCCGATGACGTCGACACGATCGGCGGTCTGGTCTACAACACGATGGGAGCGGTGCCGAATCCGGGCGACGCCGTGGCCGTCGATGGCGCGGCGCTCGAGGTGCTCACCACGAAAGCCAATCGGATTCTGCGCGTGCGGGTGCGCAAGATTCCCGTGGAGCCGGCTCATGGAGGCTGACCAGCCTCCCGATACGGCGTCCGCCGCTAGCTGCCGTACACGAGCCGCCTGCCCGCGCGGCTGGATTTCGTCGGCCTAGGGTCACGCAGGGAACACCGCTATAGAAATCTTCGTCGGCCTCGCGGTGTTCGTGGTGCTCATCGCGATCAACGCCCTCTTTGCCGGAGGCCAGTTCGCGTTGGTCGCGGTGGATCGCTATCGCATCGACGACATGGTCAGCCGCAACGTCCGCGGCGCACGTCCGGTGCAGCAGGCCCTGCGGACGCTCTCGTTCCAGCTCTCGGGCGCACAGCTCGGAATCACCATCAGCTCTCTGATTCTGGGATGGGTCGTCGACGGCGCACTGTCGCCATTGCTCCGGCCACTGCTGGGCTGGCTGCCGCCCGGGGCCATCGGCGCCGCAACCGCGGCAATCGCCCTCACGCTCGCAACCGCGCTGCAAATGGTCTTTGGCGAGCTGGCGCCGAAGAATCTGGCGATCGCACGGCCCGCCCGCACCGCCGTCGTCTTCGTCCCGCCCGTGGTGCTCATCAACACCCTGGCAGGCCCCCTCATCCGCTTACTGAATGCGGCGGCCAACTGGTCCATGCAGCGCGTGGGGATTCAGCCGCGCGAGGAGCTCCCCGGCGTTGAGTCGCTGGAGGAGCTGCGAAGCACGCTCCGCTGGGCGGCGCTGGAGGGTGAGATCGAGGGCGTGGAGCACACGCTGCTCGACCGGGCGCTCAGCCTGCGCGACCGTGCCGCGCGCGATGTGCTGGTCCCCCGCTCGTCCGTCGTCTCGTTGGCCGGCGACGCCACGTACGCGGACTTGATCGAGGCGGCGCGGGACACCGGACACTCGCGATTCCCCATCCAGGACGCCAGCGGCTCGGGACTCGCGGCCATCGCACATGTGAAGGACGCGCTCCGGGTCGCGGCGGAGGATCGCGCGCAGACAGTGCTTGCGCCCAGCGGGCAACCGCTGGTCGTCGTCCCCGAGTCCACCGATCTGCACCGCCTGCTTATCGAGCTGCAACGACAGGGGCAAACCATGGCCATCGTGCTCGACGAGTTCGGCGACGAATCCGGCATCGTCACCATCGAGGACGTCGTGGAAGAGGTTCTGGGCGAAATCGAGGACGAGTACGACCCGCCGGCCGTGCGGCTGGCGACGCCGACGGGCACCGGCGTGTATGAGGCGGACGGACGCATTCGCCAGCAGGAGCTGCTCGAAGCCACCGGGTTCGAAATGCCCGACGGACGCTACGACACTCTGGCGGGGCTGTTGATCCTGCGGTTCCAACGAGTGCCGAATGTTGGCGACCGCGTTGAAATCGACGGCTGGCGCTTTCAGGTTCTCGAAATGGCCGGACCGCGCATCGCGCAGGTTCTGCTCACGTCGCCGGCCCGCCTGCGGGATCGCCCATGAACGGCGTGTTTCTCCTCGCGGCCGTCCTCCTGCTCGCCGTGAACGCGTTCATGGTCGCGGCGGAGGTGGCCATCACCGCGGCCGCCGGACGACGCTCGGCTATCGAGGCTGAGGCCGCGCTGGGTGGCTATCGGGCGCGATTGGCCAGCACGTCGCTGCGCGAGCTCGCCTTCATGCTCACCGGCGCGCAGTTCGGGATCACCTTGGCGTCGCTCGGGCTTGGATTCGTCGCGGAACCGGCCATTGCCGACTTGATCGTCCACACGGTGGGAGACCACATCGACATTCCCGAGAACGTGATCCACCTCATCGCCTCGGCAATCGCCCTCACCCTGGTCGTCTTCCTCCACATGGTGCTCGGCGAGATGGCGCCCAAGAACATCGCGATTGCGGAGCCAATCCGAACCATGCTTTGGGTCTCGGTGCCGTACCGGGCCTATGCCAACGCAATTCGGCCCGTGCTGTGGGTCCTCAACGGCATGGCCAACCTGGTGCTGCGCACGTTCGGCATTGCCCCGCGCGAGGAGCTGCGGGCGCGCTACACCGCGTCGCAGATCGCCGAGATGCTGTCGGCCTTGCGCCGCATCGAGGCCATCGACATTTCCGACTATCGGCTGGCACAGGGCGCGATTGGGCTCGAATCGCGCAAGGCCCGCGACATCATGCTGCCGCGATCATCGGTCGAGACCGTGCCCGCCACCGCAACCATTCGCGAGATCGAGGCCGTTGCCGCCGACACCGGGCACTCGCGACTGCCGGTGCTCGGCAGCCAACCGGACGACTTTCGGGGATTCGTGCATATCAAAGATCTGCTCACGCGCACCGACCTGCGTCCGTCGTCGCCGCTGCCGGCCGCCATGATTCGCCCGTTGCCGGTGGTGCCCGAGACCGCCACGCTGGGCGCGCTGCTGCTCGACATGCGGCGCCGGCGCAGCCATATGGTGCTCGCCATCGACGAGCACGGCAGCCCAGCGGGCGTCGTGGCCCTGGAGGATCTGCTCGAAGAGCTGGTGGGCGAAATCGCCGATGAGTTCGATCGGCAGTCCAATTTGCCGTCGACCCAGTCCGGACGCGTCGTGGTCGCGGGCAGCCTGCGTCCCGCCGACCTCGAGGACCGGACGGGCCTTCAGCTGCCCGAGGGCCCCTATTCCACCGTCGCCGGCTACGTCATGCAGCGGCTCGGCTCCATGCCTCGCGTCGGACAGACTGTGATTCACGACGGATGGCAACTCCGCGTGCGCCGCATGCAGGGTCCGCGCGTGGTCGAAATCGAGCTCGTGCCTCCGGAAACGACCTCGGAGGCGAATGATGGCGCTGCTCCCGCGTGACGGCGGCCATTGCTGGGAGAACTGCCGCCGCTTAGGCTGAAGCCATGCCGGAACTGGGGCGCTCGCAAACCTATCGCGCCGAGGGCATCGTGCTCGGTCGACGCGACTTGGGCGACGCCGACCGCATCGTGACCCTGTTCACACGCGAGTTCGGTCGACGCCGCCTGGTCGCGCGCGGCTCGCGGCGGCCTGCCAGCCACCTGGCGCCCAGCATCGAGCTCTTCAACCGCGTCCGCATTTTGGGTGTCGTGGGCTCGTCCCTCGACATCCTGTCGCAGGTCGAGGAGTTGGAATCGCATCCGCGCCTGCGAACCGATCTGGCGGCATTCGCGGCGGCGGGGTGGTCCGTCGAGTTGCTCGATGGTCTGAGCGAAGACAACGAGCCGTCGCTCGACGCCTACGACGCCGTGCTCACGTTTCTGCGGGGACTCGACCTGAGCAGCGATCCGCCGGAGCTTTGGCTCACGGCGCTGGCGCTCATCCTCCTGCAGCTGCACGGATACTCACCCGAGCTTGGCCGCTGCACGGCATGCGGACAGCCGCTGCAACCCGGCAACCATCGCTTCGCCAGCGCGGCGGGAGGCGTGGTGTGCCGGGCCGACAGCCGTGAACATGAATCACGGCCCCTGAGCGTGGCGGCGCTCAAGGTGCTGCGGTATCTCGCGCGCGAGGGGTTTCACGCTGCCTCACGTTTGCGGGTGGACGCCAACGTGCGCGCCGAGGTTCGAGACATCCTGCGGGCCTACTCGACCACCATCCTCGAACGCGACGTAAAGTCCGCGCGCATGCTGACCCCGGCGGCGCCTGGGAAACTGGCAGCACGCTGACCGGCCTCACGCACGGCGCGACCCACGGCGGGTCGTTGCCGAATTGGAAGGACTAGCGATGGCTGCGCCGGATCTCGACACCCTGGTCGCCCTCGCCAAGCGACGCGGATTCGTGTTCGGGAGCTCCGAAATCTACGGCGGATTCGCCAGCACCTGGGACTACGGACCGCTGGGCGCCGAGCTGATTCGCAATATCAAGGAGGCTTGGTGGCGGCGCGTGGTGATGGCCCGCGAGGACGTGGTGGGGCTCAATGCGTCGATCCTCATGCACCCCCGCGTCTGGGAGGCTTCCGGGCACGTCGAAAACTTCAACGACCCTCTGGTCGAATGCCCCCAGTGCCGCCGCCGATTCCGCCAGGATGACGTGCCGGACGGCAAGTGCCCCCATGACGGCTCGGCGCTCACCGATCCGCGACGCTTCAACACCATGTTCAGCACGCAGGTCGGGCCGGTCGAGGAGTCGGCCGCCACGGCCTACCTCCGGCCCGAAACGGCCCAGGCGATCTTCGTGAACTTCAAGAACGTCGTCGACTCAACGCGCGTGCGACTGCCCTTCGGGATCGGCCAAATCGGCAAGGCCTTCCGCAACGAGATCACCACGGGCAACTTCATCTTCCGCAGCCGTGAGTTCGAGCAGATGGAGCTGGAGTATTTTGTAGAGCCTGGGCAGGACGCGGGCGCCTACCAGGCCTGGATCGACGAGCGCCTGGCCTGGTGGCAGGAGTTTGGGCTGGACTCCAGCCGACTTCGGCTGCGCCCGCACGGCGCCGACGAGCTATCGCACTACTCGAAGGGCACCACGGACATCGAGTACGAGTTCCCGTTTGGCTGGGGGGAGCTCGAGGGCATCGCCAACCGCACCGATTTCGACCTCGCGCGGCACGCTGAGGCCAGCGGCGAGACGCTCACGGTGTTCGACGAATCTTCCAAGTCGCACGTTCGGCCCTACGTCATCGAGCCGGCGAGCGGTGTCGACCGTGCGGCGCTGGCCTTCCTGGCCGACGCCTACACCGAGCAGGAAGTGCGCGGCGAGACCCGCGTATTCCTGAATCTGGACCCGCGTCTGGCGCCGATCAAGGCCGCCATTTTTCCGCTCGCGCGCAACAAGCCCGACCTGGTCAAGCTGGCGCGCGACGTTCGAGCGCGCCTGGCCGCGTCGTGGCCGGTCTTCTACGACGCCGGTGGGTCAATTGGGCGGCGCTATGCCCGCCAGGACGAGGCCGGCACGCCGTTCGGCATCACCGTGGACTACGACTCGCTGGACGACCACTCGGTGACCGTCCGTCACCGCGACACGATGGATCAGGACCGCGTTGCCGTGAACGACCTGCACGGCTTCTTGGCCGAGCGGCTGGCCTGGTAGGCGCTCGTGGACGCCCAGGGCGATCAGCCGGCGGCGGGGTCCTACTCGCGGGCCGAGCGCATTGTCCTCGGGCCGTTTCGTCGAGGAATGGCGGTCGTCCTTTCGCCGGTGGTGGCCGCACTCGCCCGGCTCGGCGCGCCGCCGACGGCTGTGTCGCTGAGTCAGATTCCAATCGGGTTCGCCGCCGCGGCGCTCATCATGCACGCGCCGCGCGTGGCCCTGGCGCTGTTCGTGGGCACGCTTGTGCTGGACGCCATTGACGGGGCGCTGGCGCGAAAAACAGGCCGTGAGTCAGCCTTCGGAGCCCTGGCCGACCAGGTTTCCGACCACATCCGCGAAATCACCTTCGTCGGCGGTCTGGTCGCCGCCGGCGCGATGCGGGGAGAGATCGGCGTGGCCTACGCCCTGCTCTATCCGCTGGTGAACTTCATGCTCTACGCCGCCAATCGCTACGGCGCCGAGGTGCCCCTGGCGGTCAAGACGTGGATGTCGTTCTACCCGTTTCTGCTCATCTACCTGGCGTTCGAGATCAACTGGCTGGACTATGCCGGGGCGGTGTCCGCTGGATTCATGGCCGCAACGTCGATTGCGGCGCTGGTGCTCATGCGGCACCGCATGAATGCCGATGACCTGTCGACCGACTAGTGCATCACCACTCCGCCGTCGACGCTGATTGACTGACCGGTGAGGTAGGCGGCGTCGTTCCGCCAGCCAGTGGACCGCGAACGCAGTCAATCGACCACGGGGCCCGCGAAGAACCCGCCAGGTCGACGCTTCGGTCAGCCCTCGGGCTGTTGACCGCCGGCGGTATCCACCACCCATTGCCAGGGCCGGAATCGTTGGACCGGCGAGTCCGGATGGGCGCCGTCCCACATGATGACCAGCGGCGGACCAATTCGGTCCAGGGGCGGAAACTGGAACCAGCCGCGCTCAACCGCCCCAGCTTCCACCCGACCGCGCGGCGGCGGCACGCCGTGTCCGGTGGGAAAGACCGCGCGGAATTCCACCTCGCCCCGCTGCACGCGCACTCCCGTGCCGATGGCGCTGATCGTCTCGTCGCTCTGGTTGTCCACGGAAAATAGGAGCCGGGTTTCCTCCGCCGCGAACTCGATTCGCTCGAGGGTCACGCGAATATCGATCTGGGTGAGTGTCTGCCCGACATCGACCACCCACACCGCCGGACGAATGCCGAGCCGATCGGTGATAGTGAGCGCCGTCACACGGACGCGAGGGATGAGCGCCTCGCGGCCATCCGGATACGTATGCGGCTCCGTGCCCTCCACGACACCGCGCACGACAACGAACGCATCCGCCTCGAGCTCCGGCGGCGCCCCCTGGATCACAAACGCCGTCGGCAAATCGTCATTGTCAAAGTCCACCCAGACGAGAAACACCGTATCGCCGCCTTCCGGGGGATCGACGACCTCGAACACCCAGCCGCGCAGTTCCACCTGTCGGCCGACGGTCCCGGCGGCGTCCGGGTGCGAGACCATCCAATCGCTGTTGGTGAGCGGCGGTTGTGCGGCCGGGGGTGCTGCGGTCGCCGCGGGCTCGTCGCCCCCAGGTCCGCACGCAGCGAGCAGAGTCAAGCCGGCGGCGAGCCCCGCCACGACCATGCACGCCGCGCCCTGGCAGGTCATACTGCGGCGGTTGAGCACCGGCATCTCCAGGAGGCGCCATGGCGCGCACACGGGCAGCAGTCATTGGTCTCGGACGCATCGCGAGCACCATCGACGACGAGATTCAGGTCTACGACGGGCACTCCCTCCCTTATTCCCACATTGCCTGCTTTCGGGCCGTTCCCGAGGTTGAGATCGTCGGCATGTCCGACACCTGGGAGGAGCAGCGCGAGGCCGCCCGGCAGCGCTGGGGGTTCGACGCCATCTACGCCGACTACCGCGCGATGCTCGACGAAACTCGTCCCGACATCGTAAGCGTGTGCACGTCGGCGGAGCCTCGCGCCTCGATCCTCATCGACATTGCCAAGGGAGGGTATGGCGTCAAGGCCATCTGGGCGGAGAAGCCGATCACGATTTCCTTGCAGGAGGCCGACGACGTGGTCACTGCCTGCAACGACGCGGGCATCGCGCTGGCGGTGAACTGCACCCGGCGCTGGATGAACAACTACACCCAGGCCCTGCGCATGGTAAACGACGGCCTCATCGGCGACGTGATCCACGTCGTGGCTCGGGCGCGTTCGGGGCTTTCGCACAACGGCAGTCACATGCTCACCACGCTCACCATGTTCACCGGCGGTCGCGCTGAGTGGGTGGTCGGCGAGCTGGGGCCCGACGAAGACCCGATGAGCGACAACGACTTCACGGCCAGCGGATTCCTCGCGTTTCCCAACGGCGTGCGCGGCTATTTTCGCGCGTTGGACAACGGCCCCAACGACCACTCCTACGACATCACCGGCACGACCGGCATGATCCGCATGATGGGCGACGGGCGCCTGAGCGAGCTGTGGACCAGCGAGGCGCCCCTCCCCGGACAGCGGAATCCGCAGGCGGCGCGTCGCTTCTTCCCGCCCGAGCGCGAGGTGCGCGCCGGCGCGGTGAATGTGATCTACGACCTGATCCACTGCATCGAGACGGGCGACACGCCCAAGTGCAGCGGGGAGGACGCGCGCGAAGCGCTGGAAATCGCCATCGCCACCCGCCAGTCGCACCGACGCGGCAACGTGCGGGTGGACCTGCCGGTCGAGGACCGCCGTGAGCGCATCATCTCAGCGGAAGTCATCAACAGCGGGGGCATCCCGCGCGCGATCCAGCGGCAGCGCGACGCCCAACGCTAAGCCCACTCGGCGGCATCGCGCTGCTCAGGTGAGCGCGCCGACGTAGGCCACGGCGCTTTCGCCCAATCGCGCCAGGGCGTAGCCGCCCTCCAGCACGTGGAGCGTCGGCAGGTCCAGCGCGGCAATCTCGGCGCCGATGCGCGCGAAGTCCTCGCTACGAAGCGCGAAGGACGCAATCGGATCGTCGGCGTGGGTGTCGAATCCGAGTGACACGATGAGGCACGCCGGAGCGAAGGCCGCGATCCGCTCGCAGGCGCCTGCAAGCGTGGCGGCGTAGTCGTCGATCGCGGTTCCCGGCCAGAGCGGATAGTTGAGATTGAATCCCTCACCTTCGCCCGAGCCGCGCTCGGCAGCTCTTCCGGAGAAGCCGGGATAGGCCCAACGCGGGTCGGCATGCAGCGATACGTAGAGAATGTCGCCCCGGCCATAGGTGAGGTGTTGCGATCCGTTGCCGTGGTGATAGTCCACGTCCAGGATGGCGACACGACCAGCGGAAAGCAGCTCGTGCGCGGCGATCACCGCATTGTTGAAATAGCAGAATCCGCCCATTCGATCGTGCTCGGCGTGATGCCCGGGCGGGCGGCACAGGGCGAATGCGTGGGGCGCCCCGCGCTTGACAAGGTCGGCGCCGGTCACGGCAATGTCAACCGCGGACCGCGCCGCCCAGTAAGTCGCGCGCATCAATGGCGCGTCGGTGCCGAAGGCGAAGTAGCTCGCGCGCACCGCAAGGCTGTCGCTTTCCAATACGGCTGCGTCCGCCGAAACGCCGGCCGGTGCGAGCTGCTCGTTGGCGTCCAATTCCGTACACGCCTCGTCGATGAATTGGCGGTAGGCCGGAGCATGCACCCGATCAACGAGCAGGTCGTCGCACGGAGCAGCCGGCACCAGGTCGGCCAGGCCCGCGGCATCCAGGGCCTCCCGGATCAGCCTGGGGCGTGACGGCACCTCGGGATGCGGATAGTCGACGCCGTCGATGGCCTGAAGCGTGGGCGCGTGGTCGACGTGGGCCTCTGACCACACCACCGGGATACGGACGTCGGACATGTGCTAGGGCGCCGCTTCGAGCGCGCTGCGCTCCAGGCGATCGAGCGTGCGCCACGAGGGCAGCAGCTCCGGCACCCCGGTGAGCGGCTCGCGACCGTCCGTCACCGCGCTCACGAACTCCCGGTTCTGGCGCGACACGGCCAGCATCTGCTCCTCCTGCGCCACGACCTCCCCGGCATGGTTGACCAGCACGTCATGCAGGAAGGTGAACGTATCTTCCTCGCAGATAAGCACCGTGCGCGTCGTCACCTTGTCGACCATCGCGTTGTACGAGAGCACCAGCGACGCCAGCCCGCCTTCCGGAAAGGCCAGCTGAATCGACAGATCCAATGGCACCTGGTTGGGTCCGCTTGGCGGGCCGTAGAGCCCGCGGGCGACGTGCGGCTCCTGGCCGAACATCCAGACGGCGTTGTCGACCGCGTGGCCGCCGTGGTGCCACAGGATGTCGTCCACCCAGCTCCGCCGCCGTCCGGTCCATCCGATGTTCTCCCGGCGGAAGAAGTGCCAGTCACGGTGCAGGTGCAGCGGACGCAGGCTGCCGCGAGCAATGCGCTCGTGGAGCCACAGGTTGGGCGCGTAGTAGCGCTCGGTGTGACAGATCATGAGGGTGATGCCGGCGGCGCGGGCCGCTCGATCCAGCTCCTCCGCCTGGTCGAGGCGCAGCGTCATGGGAATCTCGAGCAGCACGTGCTTGCCCGCCCCGATTGCCGCCAAGGCCTGGTCGTAGTGCATGCGGTTCGGCGACGTGATCAGCACGGCGTCGACGTTGGGGCGCGCCAGCGCCTCCGCCAAATCCGTCGTGGCAAAGTCGGCGCGGCACGTCTCGGCAAACTCCTGCGCCGACGGCAGAAGCCGGCTCACGACGCTGTCGACGGCGATGCCGTCTATGTCGAGTAGCGCGTCCCGGTGAAACGTCGTGATGGCACCGGATCCAACAATGCAAAAGCGCATGGGCGGGTCATCCTGCGGCGCAAGCGGCTCCCTAAGGTAGCGCGCCGGTCAACGCGTGAGCTACGGACTCGGGACGCAATTCAAGCCGGGTGCGGACGTGCCGTCCGGCATGGCGCTGCTACGCGAACGCGACGTACCTGACCCAGATCCAGAGGGTGGAGATTGCCATGCACACCACGGCGACCGGCACGCCATATTTCATGAACTGCACGAAGCCGATCTTGTAGCCCTCGCGCTCCGCAATTCCGGCGAGAATCACGTTGGCCGACGCGCCAATGATCGTGGCGTTGCCGCCGAGATCCGCGCCGAGCGCCAACGACCACCAGAGGATGTTGTCCGGGTTCAGTCCGGCGGCCTCGAGGTTCTGCACCACCGGCAGCATCGTGGCGGCAAACGGAATGTTGTCGACG
The sequence above is drawn from the Chloroflexota bacterium genome and encodes:
- a CDS encoding hemolysin family protein, whose translation is MDPVSWLGLVGIFVLTGFSALASASESALNETARTDLEPPAPDAPGAARRRHELLTNRFRFWVGQRLSDTVVILVSATLTATLMADALTAVIPNRAGSVVVAIGALAVLHSGLARILPRILAQRYPRTLAERLTFVPWVIYAASLPVTRLFEKLLSAEEQEAWKAPDPEDAAVLNAVEAGTREGTIDAYDSAMIANVIELGDRVARQVMTPRPDIVAMPRTQPLRTALALAHEHGLSRLPVYDDDLDSVIGILHVREASAALLDGQPPSDLSSLVRPPLFVPEMQRVDLLLRELRARNTHMAIVVNEHGETEGLVTIEDLLEEIVGEIEDEFDSPEVQIEPIGAGVIETDASVLITDVNEALGLELAADDVDTIGGLVYNTMGAVPNPGDAVAVDGAALEVLTTKANRILRVRVRKIPVEPAHGG
- a CDS encoding histone deacetylase family protein; its protein translation is MSDVRIPVVWSEAHVDHAPTLQAIDGVDYPHPEVPSRPRLIREALDAAGLADLVPAAPCDDLLVDRVHAPAYRQFIDEACTELDANEQLAPAGVSADAAVLESDSLAVRASYFAFGTDAPLMRATYWAARSAVDIAVTGADLVKRGAPHAFALCRPPGHHAEHDRMGGFCYFNNAVIAAHELLSAGRVAILDVDYHHGNGSQHLTYGRGDILYVSLHADPRWAYPGFSGRAAERGSGEGEGFNLNYPLWPGTAIDDYAATLAGACERIAAFAPACLIVSLGFDTHADDPIASFALRSEDFARIGAEIAALDLPTLHVLEGGYALARLGESAVAYVGALT
- a CDS encoding Gfo/Idh/MocA family oxidoreductase; protein product: MARTRAAVIGLGRIASTIDDEIQVYDGHSLPYSHIACFRAVPEVEIVGMSDTWEEQREAARQRWGFDAIYADYRAMLDETRPDIVSVCTSAEPRASILIDIAKGGYGVKAIWAEKPITISLQEADDVVTACNDAGIALAVNCTRRWMNNYTQALRMVNDGLIGDVIHVVARARSGLSHNGSHMLTTLTMFTGGRAEWVVGELGPDEDPMSDNDFTASGFLAFPNGVRGYFRALDNGPNDHSYDITGTTGMIRMMGDGRLSELWTSEAPLPGQRNPQAARRFFPPEREVRAGAVNVIYDLIHCIETGDTPKCSGEDAREALEIAIATRQSHRRGNVRVDLPVEDRRERIISAEVINSGGIPRAIQRQRDAQR
- a CDS encoding hemolysin family protein — translated: MLIAINALFAGGQFALVAVDRYRIDDMVSRNVRGARPVQQALRTLSFQLSGAQLGITISSLILGWVVDGALSPLLRPLLGWLPPGAIGAATAAIALTLATALQMVFGELAPKNLAIARPARTAVVFVPPVVLINTLAGPLIRLLNAAANWSMQRVGIQPREELPGVESLEELRSTLRWAALEGEIEGVEHTLLDRALSLRDRAARDVLVPRSSVVSLAGDATYADLIEAARDTGHSRFPIQDASGSGLAAIAHVKDALRVAAEDRAQTVLAPSGQPLVVVPESTDLHRLLIELQRQGQTMAIVLDEFGDESGIVTIEDVVEEVLGEIEDEYDPPAVRLATPTGTGVYEADGRIRQQELLEATGFEMPDGRYDTLAGLLILRFQRVPNVGDRVEIDGWRFQVLEMAGPRIAQVLLTSPARLRDRP
- a CDS encoding hemolysin family protein, giving the protein MNGVFLLAAVLLLAVNAFMVAAEVAITAAAGRRSAIEAEAALGGYRARLASTSLRELAFMLTGAQFGITLASLGLGFVAEPAIADLIVHTVGDHIDIPENVIHLIASAIALTLVVFLHMVLGEMAPKNIAIAEPIRTMLWVSVPYRAYANAIRPVLWVLNGMANLVLRTFGIAPREELRARYTASQIAEMLSALRRIEAIDISDYRLAQGAIGLESRKARDIMLPRSSVETVPATATIREIEAVAADTGHSRLPVLGSQPDDFRGFVHIKDLLTRTDLRPSSPLPAAMIRPLPVVPETATLGALLLDMRRRRSHMVLAIDEHGSPAGVVALEDLLEELVGEIADEFDRQSNLPSTQSGRVVVAGSLRPADLEDRTGLQLPEGPYSTVAGYVMQRLGSMPRVGQTVIHDGWQLRVRRMQGPRVVEIELVPPETTSEANDGAAPA
- a CDS encoding Gfo/Idh/MocA family oxidoreductase yields the protein MRFCIVGSGAITTFHRDALLDIDGIAVDSVVSRLLPSAQEFAETCRADFATTDLAEALARPNVDAVLITSPNRMHYDQALAAIGAGKHVLLEIPMTLRLDQAEELDRAARAAGITLMICHTERYYAPNLWLHERIARGSLRPLHLHRDWHFFRRENIGWTGRRRSWVDDILWHHGGHAVDNAVWMFGQEPHVARGLYGPPSGPNQVPLDLSIQLAFPEGGLASLVLSYNAMVDKVTTRTVLICEEDTFTFLHDVLVNHAGEVVAQEEQMLAVSRQNREFVSAVTDGREPLTGVPELLPSWRTLDRLERSALEAAP
- a CDS encoding CDP-alcohol phosphatidyltransferase family protein, encoding MDAQGDQPAAGSYSRAERIVLGPFRRGMAVVLSPVVAALARLGAPPTAVSLSQIPIGFAAAALIMHAPRVALALFVGTLVLDAIDGALARKTGRESAFGALADQVSDHIREITFVGGLVAAGAMRGEIGVAYALLYPLVNFMLYAANRYGAEVPLAVKTWMSFYPFLLIYLAFEINWLDYAGAVSAGFMAATSIAALVLMRHRMNADDLSTD
- a CDS encoding glycine--tRNA ligase: MAAPDLDTLVALAKRRGFVFGSSEIYGGFASTWDYGPLGAELIRNIKEAWWRRVVMAREDVVGLNASILMHPRVWEASGHVENFNDPLVECPQCRRRFRQDDVPDGKCPHDGSALTDPRRFNTMFSTQVGPVEESAATAYLRPETAQAIFVNFKNVVDSTRVRLPFGIGQIGKAFRNEITTGNFIFRSREFEQMELEYFVEPGQDAGAYQAWIDERLAWWQEFGLDSSRLRLRPHGADELSHYSKGTTDIEYEFPFGWGELEGIANRTDFDLARHAEASGETLTVFDESSKSHVRPYVIEPASGVDRAALAFLADAYTEQEVRGETRVFLNLDPRLAPIKAAIFPLARNKPDLVKLARDVRARLAASWPVFYDAGGSIGRRYARQDEAGTPFGITVDYDSLDDHSVTVRHRDTMDQDRVAVNDLHGFLAERLAW
- the recO gene encoding DNA repair protein RecO, whose translation is MPELGRSQTYRAEGIVLGRRDLGDADRIVTLFTREFGRRRLVARGSRRPASHLAPSIELFNRVRILGVVGSSLDILSQVEELESHPRLRTDLAAFAAAGWSVELLDGLSEDNEPSLDAYDAVLTFLRGLDLSSDPPELWLTALALILLQLHGYSPELGRCTACGQPLQPGNHRFASAAGGVVCRADSREHESRPLSVAALKVLRYLAREGFHAASRLRVDANVRAEVRDILRAYSTTILERDVKSARMLTPAAPGKLAAR